One genomic region from Opisthocomus hoazin isolate bOpiHoa1 chromosome Z, bOpiHoa1.hap1, whole genome shotgun sequence encodes:
- the TAL2 gene encoding T-cell acute lymphocytic leukemia protein 2, with translation MTRKIFTNTRERWRQQNVNSAFAKLRKLIPTHPPDKKLSKNETLRLAMRYINFLVKVLGEPGLQQTAVAARGSILGFFHHAPRLQSMEELTLIENCGVSSPGMSSNIVECWSETSSP, from the coding sequence ATGACAAGGAAGATCTTCACCAACACCAGGGAGCGATGGAGGCAGCAAAATGTCAACAGCGCCTTTGCCAAGCTGAGGAAACTCATTCCCACCCACCCACCAGACAAAAAACTGAGCAAGAATGAGACGCTCCGGTTAGCTATGAGATACATCAACTTCCTTGTCAAGGTCCTGGGAGAGCCAGGCCTGCAGCAGACAGCAGTGGCAGCACGGGGCAGCATCCTGGGATTCTTCCATCACGCCCCACGCTTGCAAAGCATGGAGGAGCTGACTCTGATTGAAAACTGTGGTGTCTCCTCTCCTGGCATGAGCAGCAATATAGTAGAGTGTTGGTCAGAGACATCATCTCCCTAA